The genomic DNA CATTCTTATTCATCCATTCGTTCAGATTCGTACTGACTTGAACATCGGAGGGTCTTTACCATAGACTCATCCTGATTTCTAGGTACTGACATTTTGTTGGATCGTCTCCCTATGTGCAGGATAGGAAGGAAGTTTTTTCATAGAGCAAAAAGTCCTCTATCAATCCACTATATCCGATATATCATCCCTGTCATTTTTAGACAGGATCAACTAACAAGATTTCCCTATCGAAACCTTTCATATAAACTTTATTCAAATTCTTTCCCTTTATATCCGTGGAACTGCCACTAAGAGATCCGTTAATATAAcgaatctatatatatattttttattcaaactCTTGAATTAATAGAGAGATATTTTCAATCTTACTGGGAGACTTCACACTAGTCGACGGATTTGACTGTGTTTGGAAGTTTGTTTGGAAGTTTGAGCGAATTGTGTGTGCGCGTGATTAATTTGGAGCGTTGAGTAATTAAATAAATTGTCAACATCCGATTAGAAAAAATAAACGGAAACAATATGGAGTCGACGACCCATACGTCGATGAGAATAATAACTGAtttgatttaaatatttttatggaggAAAACACCtgttttaaaaaaactatatATATCTTTTTGTCAGCCAACCCTTCACCTACTTCTACGAAAGTACCCTTATTCttttaaatcaaattattaaatttatttttcttttatctctTAACACTCtattttagataaaattattaaatttttttcttgCAGCTCTTCTTCTTTATCTCTTTAAAGGTTTTCGAGAACACGTATTGCCACGAAGCATCAATTCCTCGCTTCCGTGAAACTAATGTTAAGTTGCATTTGAAAGCCAAATGAAAATGAAATCAAAATTTGTTTATACTGGTTTAAAATGTTAATGGAAAACGTGGTGCAAACGAAGAAATTAAAACTTCATTGTGTGCTAACGCGACCTGCGATTAAATAATCATAAAAGTCCTTTATGAGTAAAAGATGATATCATTTACTTTGAAGTAATTTAGTAGCATCATGGGAGTATTTTATTTATCCTAACAGATCATTTATATGGGAGAGATCAGATATTAACAAGGTATTTTATATTCATTGAGAATTGTTCCTCAAGACCTATTACAATAAATATTAGTATCAACTATATCAATCCGTAAGGActgataatattatattatataattataaatcataattattataatataaataatttGTTTTTTATGAATATTAGTCAagttataacaattataaaatgTAACTGTGAATCAAGTTAGtattatattttattagttaCAGTACTATAATGGTTATAACTATATCTCATAACtattatttgaaaataaaattatttaaaaaaataaaactcgaCTGAGAATGAAATAAAGCATTAtttcaataataataaaaaaatagctCTTTTGACTATGCGCAGGAAAAAAACTATTGACTTGAGAGTTCTATTCTCACAGTTAGGTTGAACAGAGAAAAGTCTGCATTAGAGGCTTCCTGATGCACCACCAAACTTAaaggtgttaaaaatttaaacttatttatagaACTTGAGCAACTTTGTGAAACAAACAGTCGTAGATTGCAGGTGCAAGCAACACAAATCAATAAACTTCCCTGACCAAGATGCAGTTCTTTCTTCTTCAGTTGTTAGGAATAATTGCAGCAACATCTTGGGTTGTTCTTGGTCAATCTTCATCTGGTATGTATCGGAAAGAAATCTTAATTAGCCCATAATTAAATTATAGGATCTTTCTAGCTTGCCATCTTCATTTATTTGtttgtaatatttttttctttgctgAAATAAGTCTGCTAGCTAGTTTCTGAATTACATAAAATATTAAAAGTATTATAGATGCATCGAATACAAACCATATGATGCACCTAAGAATCTAGTTATATATCATCTTGAAAGTAGCGGGGTTCATGTTCTAAGGGAGAAATTCCTTCAACCTTCTAACCATTTAACGAttgattataaattaattttataatttattttctttcacaTAATTAGGACGAATTGTAAGGGATGTCAGGCGTGGATATAATCATCATCTGCTACAATTTATAACAATTTAAggctaaaattgaaaataaaaaaatgactAATGAAAGACTGACCTGAAACCATCACAAGAGCCATTGATCATTAGTTGTCGCCGTACAACTTCTGCAATACAGTGGAAGCCTTGCTGGAAGGATTGAGAAACAACCTTAATTATATTAGTCCTTTTCAGTGTAGAAGAGAGCGAGTTAAAAAGAAAAAGCTCTTGATTCCAGATGTCTAAATCAATCAAGCattcttccttatataccaaGACCCATTTTGTAGAAATCATCCATCTTAAAGTTCATAATCTATTAATGATATCATGAAGTCTTAGGGTCGAAACTCGGCATGACCGAGCATGACTTTTCCCATGTCTTGACCATTTGCATTAATAGCTAGTAGccactcgtgatttacctcttccgtgttggctTAGGAACGGATTtgtgggggcgctgggggcgagcgaatcgccttttgccacataatCTATTAATAGCACCCCAGGGCAAGGTTGAGTTGACTAGTGCGGAGCATATTTGCTATCATAAGGCAAGAGTTCGAATTTCAAAGTCGAGAAAAAAAAACCCTCCTCCACAATGATCAATTACAATTTTCCGATTTATCTCCTCATAAATCATCGTGAGGTTGACTATGTGGGGTCATTGGGATGACGGATTCCACCTTGCTACAATAACCCATTAATagcttattattattaataaattggATTATTGGATTGACCTTTTATGTATCAAATATTAGAACATTTAATTCTTTAATGATAATTGTTATATGTGTGGTGTTAATCTCATATTAGCCTATCAAATGAAGAGTTAATCCTTCAAATGCAAACTGATCATGCTCTTTTCTGAAGAAAATGCAACTTTCACCACAAGAAAAGAGAAATTGAATCAGAGCCTGACCTTTGGTGCAGGAGATACAATGACCCCGAACAGCTCACTTATCAATGACCAGACCTTGATATCAGCAGGAAGCATATTCCAGCTTGGCTTTTTCAGTCCTGATAAAGATTCAGGGAATAGATATTTAGGAATTTGGTACTACAATCGCCCATCTACAGGACAAAATATAGTAGTATGGGTTGCCAATAGGAACAGGTCTCTGAATAGTGTCTCCTCTTCACTGAACCTAACCTCTGACGGAAATCTAATCCTATTCGACGGAGAAACACTTGTTTGGTCGACGGGAACATCCACAGAATCTAATCCTGCACGCTTGCAACTATTAGACACAGGTAATCTTATGCTGACCACCGAAAACTTCAGCAGGACTCTATGGCAGAGCTTTGACCACCCAAGTGATACACTTCTCCCTGGCATGAAGCTTGGATTTGACCTCCGAAGAAACACTTCGTGGCATCTCGTGTCATGGAGGAGCGACGTAGACCCTTCTCTGGGAAACTACATAATAGAGACCCATGGGGTTACAGAGCTTATAGCAAAGAACGGAACCACCAAAATCCATCGAAGCGGACCATGGAGCGGACGTGGATTCGTTGGCCTTCCTCAGATGAAGAACAGCACCTTGGCAAGGAAAGTAAACTTCACATTCGTATCCAACGAAAATGAGACCTATTACACGACTGGATACATCGATCGGTCGGTGTTATCGCGGTCAGTGGTTAACACTGATGGAAACTACGAGCGGTGGAGTTGGGACAACGGAGAATGGAGATTCGTTTGGCAATTTCCGGCGGATGACTGCGATCATTACAATCTCTGTGGGAGCGGCAGCGTTTGCTCTTGGGGCTACTATGCTTTCTCCTGCAGCTGCCTCCAAGGCTTTGCTCAGGCTAGTAACGGATGCGTGAGGGAGAAGCCCCTGAATTGCTCCTCAAACCAGATTTGGAAGGCGCAGAACGTAAAGGTGCCGGACACCGAGAATGCCACGGCGTACGGCATGATCAGTCTGGATGCATGCAAGCGCTTGTGTTTGGGTAATTGCTCCTGCGTGGCGTACGCTGTGCTGGACGAGCCAAATGGGTGTGTGACTTGGCAGGGTGACCTAATGGATCTGAGATATTATACCGATGGAGCAAATGATCTGTACATTCGGCTTGCAGGTGAGTCTCTAATTGTTCGTGAATGAATAAGGGGATGATTGGGTTTAGTTCATAATTCTCAAAAAAATTGTTTCTTCAGAATCATCAACATCAAAGAGTAACAAGCACGTGTGGGCGATAACAATACCAGTGATGCTTGGATTTCTGCTACTTTGTTGTATACTTGTAGTCACGTTGAGGAGAAACAGAGCCCTGAAACAAGGAACTCGGAATCATATCGAGTCCTCGGCCAAGGAAACTAGCAGGTTGAAATTGCAGTATCCAAATGCGGAGAACGGTAATGGATTTCATCACTATGCTTCATGTGGTTGGAAATAATGTCGATTGTATCAACCATGGTGTTCTTTCTCACAGGTGACTTGCAGAGCCTCCCTGGACATTCTAATTCTATGGCTGATGATGATGTATCAGAGCTGATGTCAAACAAGATAGACTCTGAGCATTCCGGTTTCTGTGAGTATAGAGAAGTAGGTGAGTTCGGACGCTCTTTGTTCATTATTGCTTTGTTTGAGAGATTTCTGATAATTGATTGTGTGATCTTTGTTCCAGTTTCGATCCTGACATTAGGGGTGCTACCTTCTTATGATTTATGTACAATAAAAGCTGCAACAAATGACTTCTCGAATGAAAACAAACTTGGGGAAGGTGGATTTGGTATTGTCTACAAGGTAGAATTTcagttataagaaaagaaaatgCTTATTCTTCCAAACTAGAGTCTGAAATAAACTTAAGATTTAGTCAGGGAGAGTTGCAAGATGGACAAAAGATTGCggttaagaaagtatcaaaatactCTTCACAAGGGCCAAATGAGTTCCAGAACGAGCTGTCACTAATAGCCAAGCTACAACATAGAAATCTTGTTCGTCTTCTAGGTTCATGCATTGAGGGAGATGAACGACTCATCGTCTTGGAGTATATGGAAAACAAGAGCTTAGATAACTTCATCTTTGGTCAGTATATGTTAATTTTCTTCATAAGTTGTTgcaatttttatgaataatttgTCCACATCATGAGTCAGACAAAACAAAGAGCTCATTGCTAAATTGGCAAAAGCGTCTTGAGATTATAAATGGGATTGCTCGAGGGTTACTTTATCTGCATCAAGATTCTATATTGAGAGTCATTCATAGAGATCTTAAGTTGAGCAATATCCTCCTCGACAAGGATATGATTCCAAAGATTTCAGATTTTGGCATCGCAAGGATATTTGAAGGCGATGGAGTTTTAGAAAATGTAACTACAAGACCAGTTGGGACATTGTAAGTTCTTCAAATATATAAACCATTGTTATCATCACATAAATATAGAgtactaattaatattttatcccTCAAATGCAGTGGTTACATGGCGCCGGAATACTTAACTGAAGGAGTATTTTCATTTAAAACTGATGTATTTAGCTTTGGTGTGATAGTATTAGAAATCTTAAGCGGTAAGAGGAACAAAATATTCAGTAACACAGATGCTAGTTTAAACCTTTTAGGACATGTAAGTAGAACTTCCATACTCTTACACATGTTTTTATCTCCTCAAGATGTTGTTTAGAATTCAAAATTTGATCCTTTCTCATTTGCAGGCATATAAACTTTGGAAGGAAGGCAGATCTTTAGAAATTCTTGATGATACACTTGATCATTCATATCCTACTGCAGAAATCCTTCGTTGCATCCGACTAGGTCTTTTGTGCGTACAAGATAATTGTGAAGACAGACCAACATTGATAGAGGTGGTAATGATGTTGGCCAGTGAGGATCAACTTTTGACGCCACTCAAGCAACCTACAATAACGTCAGCGAGTAGTGAAGGTGGTTTTACTACTAAAGAAATAAGTCACTCAATTACAGGACGATAAGTTCCAAATCTTTCATCATCTACGCTTACAAAAATAGACTTACTTCATGTATCATTTTCTCAGAGAGTTGCCACTCTTCTCTAACTAAGTCACTATATAAAATTTGTCATATTGATCAAACTTATATGCATTCCCTTGCACAAGCACCCCAAATTTATTTCTTACTCAAAGCCAAAAACAATTGATTTTTGTCCTGTTCCTTTGGAACCATATTTGTAAACgtactgttagtattagccctagtaccaattatgagatgattataaagAGCTCATTTTGTAACATATTcactattaataaaaggcaaagttggttattatatttatttcagttcagtaccgattgaataagtataataatgtccttgggtagtaggtttttatctacagcatatcaattggttgaattgatagtgagatattgtagatatacatggatcactactcttaactattcctaatcaagCATCAATATACaaagataatattaatgcgttgagactagcatatagatcaacgaatgacttgatctcacaagtcatggatatgagatatcaggttgacacatgagtatatattagagaatatatactgaatgacccgccatgagaatgtttcatagatcgttatatgagtgtcataaacattctcatgtgactattagtatgaataattcttagacctgaagtcactacggttccttacataaggagttgtgaactttggtatcggcaaacatcacctgtaacatggtggacaataaagtcgatcactaggtatgcaatgaattatgcggagggatgtgtgtgatgcagatgagatctatctcttccatatgacggaagagaTATTTGTGgatcccttgattagtaggacacaaaaaAGTATGaccatgcacaaatgagtcaatatgaatattgagcttatttaattgaatgtgtctatttagagatcaagaaacacaaaaggttgataagaggatgacacagtttatacctcattgatcaatctagatatcatgaATAGAGAGACCAAGTCAttcaagataatagccacgggcaggttaggtcggatttcgactttctcatcacttgggtagaaATGATGTCTTATTAGATGTCACTCATTCCTtatatatctaaatgttgatttggatacattgccaacgttacgagaatctattgggtcacacataaagaacaagtagatttggagatgggttcatatgatgaatcattggattaagtctaatccgaattggacttattgagttagactcaattggatctaattattggattgagtccaattcaaactagactcaaggagtcaatatgaattaatgaaatagtgattcgttatatttgaaattgcatgcgatcaattgagtaagactcgattgaattggacttgagttagactcaagtggattagacataagttagactcaagtgaattcattcactaagagaattaatggagattaatttattgaatttcgaaattcaatgaatcattcaaattttgaaattgaattcaaaatgaagaggttcaaatgtggtccttaatggagtgtaaatattcattaatgctcattaattgaattaatgctcattaagtattttaattagatgaaaacagttaagtatttttttctctcattttcatgaacttcttcattctccttcctcttcacTTCTCCTCTAGTCCGAGACCTCCTATCAAGGTTGcaagcacaaccttaggtggttgccTTCTTCATTTTGCTAGTTTGTGAGACACACGAACACTTGTTCGTGtgaataccatagaggcgcgaacgtATGATCATACTGAGATCCAAGCTGTCTGGAGTTCGTGTGTATGCATCAAATGTATATACTATCATGATATAAACTTAGTATAGATTTGTAACAtgtctttcccttcgcatggatcttctggaggaactagaaATTTTTTGTTGTGCTTAAGCATGTTTAGCGCCTTAATTCCTTACACGTACGTCCCGATCACACAATTGAATTGTGTGGGTGTTCTCGTCCACCAAACAATCGTTTCTTCGTCAAAAAAGATTACATTTCCATTGGAGATCAGGATCAAGGATTCTGTAGATGTGTTGAAGCACTTGGTCCTATTGGCGATCCATACTACAGTTCGTTCTCTAAGTAGGAGATTGTCATGCCTGATTCCTATGTATCGATTCACTGAACTGTAATAAAATCAAAGAAGCCCAGCTAGAACAAGCTTCATGTTGATATTACATAAGTGAACTGTTCCGGATCATTCTACACAAATTAAAGTCAATaaataaatatgaataaaatcCTATAAATATGGGCTTATAATTTATTTCTGGACTTAATTAGATTTCTTGCTTAAAGATACCCAAAGCCTAGTCCTGATCAAGAATGAAGAATGCTTCCGCTACAACAATTTTCAGGAAATGAAAAGAAAGAGCTAGCTGCAGTGGAAATTTCATGATTTGCGCTGCTTGCACCTGCAATCGGTGTTGTTAAAATCACGAGTTGACGTAAAATCGTtaaaacaatcataaaataaaatcgtaaaatcgaatcataaatttttacattatattttaaataaattttaaaagaaatatgttATATTCTctttaattgatcattaaatattttaattcaaattataatatataaatttacatataaaatattttaatttatataatcataAACTACtcataattttaaacttttaaataactAACTATTTGACATAAAAacacaacataaacataaattcaagtcaaagataaataaaacataagataataaattaatataaatcattCATAAGTGCAAATCTAAAATCCCCCTAAAATGATATAGTTTTGTCCAAAATAATTCCCTTTTATTAATGATACAAAatcaataaaattatctcaaaaatcatatttttacaaatttaaataCGATTTTAATCCGATTTTAcaattttaatctaattttataattttgattgGATGTTACTAATACATGATTTCATCACGATTTGACTCGATTTTCATAAATAAACTTATAATTTTGTACGAGTTTGAGTTTGATAACATTGCGGGCAATCTACTTCAGTATTAACTTTTACATGTTATAGCATAAAATTCTCAATTTAACACGTTATGTTTTTTATTGTGGTGGCATAACAGCTTTAAAATAAGTGCGCGTGGTTAATTTGGAAGTTTGGGAGGACTCTGCGTGTGGCTAATTTGGAGACTAATTCAATAATttgtcattaaaaaaaataatggaaaCATCCTCTGAGTCACGACCGATTCCGTGAAACGTGGGGAATAACTAGTTTAAGTAAAATATTATAATAGAGAATACCAGATTTTTCTTATGGTTCAGTAATTATATATTTacattgctattttttttttaattgtcacCCGTATTCAAGCCTCCATCCTACTAATTCTATCCGTCCGACTCCATAAAAAATTTTTATATGTCATTAGATTAAATCGAAGAAGCATATAGAGGATCATCATAATAGTCAATTTTCTTGAGTCCGCTATATATTGAGGGAAAATCCCTCACAATACGCCGTAGTTGATCAGTCTCAAAGTGCAGACCCAAAATCATGGTCCTCTCCAAAATGACACACTTTGGATGTCGTTTCATTTATGCTCACAACACTAAAAACGATAAATTGGTGTTGTTTAAAGTTTAGATATGTTCGGTGTGATGTTCTTCGACAAAATATAGACATTTTATAAATATTGAAGGAGGGGATGCTTTTAGCTTTTTTTCACCGAAATTTATGAGCTTTGATTGAATTTCTATTTTGTTTCACAAATTGGTAATAGTTTAAGTTTAAGTATGTTTAGTATGATATTCTTTGCCAGAATTTAGGCTGTGAGCATAAATGAAACTACATCCGAAGTGTGTCATTTTGAAGGGAACTAGGATTTAGGGTCCAGAAGATCCTAATTACTATAAATGTGTCTATTGTTGGAGGGCCTAATCACAACATCCTGTCCCCGAGTATATTGCTATCCATTTATTATGCTTGAAATTGGTTTTCATAATTAATACTTTGTAGAGGTGTAAATGAGTCatgccgctcgtgagctattcagATCTCAACTCGAAAAAAAGTTTGTTTGATTAAGTTAATGTGTTTAACTCGAGCTTGACAGTATTTGGTTCGTCATCTTGCAAACATGTTCGTTTAGAGGCCCACAAATGTGTTCGTTAAGAGGCTCACGGACATGTTCGTTAAGAGgtccgtgtatatatatatatatatatattaaatatcacataaataataaatataataatatattataaattattatagCTAATTATCTTAAATGAGATCGAACTAAactcatttaatttttaaacgagCCTTTTTCGAACCGAACTcaaactatttaattttattacgagTCAAGCTCAAGTTTAAGAACTAAAGCTTAAatcatcgatcgatcgatcgattgagtttttaaaaaaaaactaaaggtAATCGAACTTGAGCTAAGCTCGAGTTTAGGGATAATGAATCGAGTCCAAGGTTGAGCCTCTTACTGTTCGACTCAGCTCGACTCGTTTACAACCCTAATTCCTCAATTAATAATTATATAGTTGAATAAGGATATAGAAGATTAGTTTGATTGGATTGCTAATTATGATTTCAATTTGATAAGTTACTTTAGGAAGGTTAGATTACTTTTATTTGTATAATAAAATTATTCATATGaacatttttttacttaaattattattattattattattattattattattattattattattattttataaaatattcaaTAGTTGCCTCGGATAGCCAAATGAAAATCAAATCCAAATTTGATTGTACTTTGATCAATTGATAATCCaaccaaattaatttttgatttgatttttcagTGAACtgaataaaccaaacatattcaTTTTTATTTCTTAGAGATACCAAAAGCCTAGTCCTGATCAAGAATGAAGAATGCTTCCGCTACAACAATTTCCAGGAAATGAAAAGAAGATTAGTTTAATAGTGATATAAAAGATTCCTTTAATTATGCTTGAAATTGGTTTTCATAATTAATTCCTCGAATAATTATATAGTTGAATAGTGATATAGAAGATTAGTTTGATTGAATTGCTAATGATTTCAATTTGATAAGTTACTTTAGGAAGGTTAAATTACTTTTATTAGTATAATGATAATATTCATATGAAcacttttttttaacttaaattattattattattattattattattttttaaatattaaatagttGCTTCGGATAGCCAAATGAAAATCAAATCCAAATTTGATTGTACTTTGATCAATtgataatcaaatcaaatttatttttgatttgatttttcagTAAACTGAATAACCCAAACATATTcatttttattgattttgatCATTATATATTTTAACTAAAAATATATAATGATATTGACGGTGTAATATTTTTATGctcaattttattaatttttattttatactaTTGTCAAATATTTTCAACCCAAAAGACCTTGCTTATTCCAGTGCCGATTTAAGCAATAATAatgaatgaaatgaagcaagtcGAGTGAAAAGAGAGGATTTAAGGAACAAAAGGGATGGATATTTGGTGAAGTCCAAAATATTATtagattattaaaataaattaatacaaTCCACAATACTGGACTAGGATTAATTCCTTGTTAAACGTACCTGAAGATGAGGTCTGGCAGCCGAGGACGAAGAGCTAGCATTACTGCTATTGTTTTCAGGAACCAAAAAACAAGAAAGAGCTGCTGCATACTGAACTAGGATGGTACTTTTCACTTTCAGCTGGGGTTggaaattcaattttaaaaataatataaagttgattctatttcagagatgaTTTCATCTTATTATTCATGAATAAAGACATAATTATTAAAAGTATCAGAatactttataaaaatattgttgggaacaactcacacaacgctaacaagtagatttacttggtatccacctccaaaggaggtgactagtccaaggatccacacactcacacaccctccactatgaataacactcttttatggtaactaccaaaggcggagaagccctacaatctctcaatacaagaagaaggcaaaGCGAACAACAAATACAAGAAATCTTTCAGGTTTTACagctgaaaaccctaaccctagcttttctttcttcttgtgttctcgcctcttgactgagatatctctccaagatccttcaagaactggcgatctgaaccccaagagatgctgtggagtcgctggtaaagatcggagatgaatcgtgtagTGCTGccaaaggaatcgaacgcctgcggcttttatcgacgctaacggtcggatcccgatagattggattgctcccaatcgatcagggaggctttggatcgattcactgatcgatccagagtgcctctgtgctctcaggaaatgcctggatcgatcaacggatcgatccagggcttatcgcgacaaatcgcagcttcccaatcgatccactgatcgattggggcctctggatcgatcgactgatcgatccagcagccttctgtgcgctcgcgactgcttcccaatcgatccactgatcgattggaacgaaGGCTTTTCGCGgggactccccaattgatcggccgatcgatttggctccagccaatcgatcggctgatcgatccagctgctgatttttgcccaaaaccaagtcccaagcccctcaaaccaacatccggtcaaccttaacctgttggtacatcatgcctagcatctggtcacccttgacctgctaggactccctcaccaagtgtctggtcaatcactttgacccacttggacttttctcctcgtgctaaatatccggtcaatcccttagcctacttggactttcaccagatgtctggtcaaccttgacccatctggattttccccgtgcctagcttcactcaccaggacttctcatctgcctggtttcactcaccaggattttcatactgcctagtttcactcactaggacttccacctggcttcactcacgagaattttctcctgcctaggttcactcactaggactttcacctggtttcactcaccaggattttctctccgcctagcttcactcactaggtctttcacctggcttcactcaccaggattttctctctgcctagcttcactcactaggtctttcacctggcttccctcaccaggattttctctctgcctaacttcactcactaggtctttcacctggcttccctcaccaggattttctctctgcctagcttcactcactaggtctttcacctgacttcacttaccaggattttccttctgtctaacatcccagttaggacttcccagtcaagtatctggtcaaccttgacctacttgacttttcttcaaccAAACTGATTATTCCCCGATCAGTGGaggattgcaccaacaatctccccacatgaacaactgcaacTGCATTGTTCATGTGTTGTCTGCATGTATTGACAAACATCGAAatcatgaccaagactcaagcttggtcaaccaggtcaaccttgacctaagggatattgctccaacaatctccccttttttgatgtttgacaatacctttaagttaggctagtctcatagcctcaacttctttctcatgccactaggtaatgaacaactgcacctgcattgttcatGTGTCGTATGCATGTATTaacaaacatcgaaaccatgaccaagactcaagcttggtcaactaggtcaacctt from Zingiber officinale cultivar Zhangliang chromosome 4A, Zo_v1.1, whole genome shotgun sequence includes the following:
- the LOC121970476 gene encoding G-type lectin S-receptor-like serine/threonine-protein kinase At4g27290 isoform X2 translates to MQFFLLQLLGIIAATSWVVLGQSSSGDTMTPNSSLINDQTLISAGSIFQLGFFSPDKDSGNRYLGIWYYNRPSTGQNIVVWVANRNRSLNSVSSSLNLTSDGNLILFDGETLVWSTGTSTESNPARLQLLDTGNLMLTTENFSRTLWQSFDHPSDTLLPGMKLGFDLRRNTSWHLVSWRSDVDPSLGNYIIETHGVTELIAKNGTTKIHRSGPWSGRGFVGLPQMKNSTLARKVNFTFVSNENETYYTTGYIDRSVLSRSVVNTDGNYERWSWDNGEWRFVWQFPADDCDHYNLCGSGSVCSWGYYAFSCSCLQGFAQASNGCVREKPLNCSSNQIWKAQNVKVPDTENATAYGMISLDACKRLCLGNCSCVAYAVLDEPNGCVTWQGDLMDLRYYTDGANDLYIRLAESSTSKSNKHVWAITIPVMLGFLLLCCILVVTLRRNRALKQGTRNHIESSAKETSRLKLQYPNAENGDLQSLPGHSNSMADDDVSELMSNKIDSEHSGFCEYREVVSILTLGVLPSYDLCTIKAATNDFSNENKLGEGGFGIVYKGELQDGQKIAVKKVSKYSSQGPNEFQNELSLIAKLQHRNLVRLLGSCIEGDERLIVLEYMENKSLDNFIFDKTKSSLLNWQKRLEIINGIARGLLYLHQDSILRVIHRDLKLSNILLDKDMIPKISDFGIARIFEGDGVLENVTTRPVGTFGYMAPEYLTEGVFSFKTDVFSFGVIVLEILSGKRNKIFSNTDASLNLLGHAYKLWKEGRSLEILDDTLDHSYPTAEILRCIRLGLLCVQDNCEDRPTLIEVVMMLASEDQLLTPLKQPTITSASSEGGFTTKEISHSITGR
- the LOC121970476 gene encoding G-type lectin S-receptor-like serine/threonine-protein kinase At4g27290 isoform X1, with the protein product MQFFLLQLLGIIAATSWVVLGQSSSENATFTTRKEKLNQSLTFGAGDTMTPNSSLINDQTLISAGSIFQLGFFSPDKDSGNRYLGIWYYNRPSTGQNIVVWVANRNRSLNSVSSSLNLTSDGNLILFDGETLVWSTGTSTESNPARLQLLDTGNLMLTTENFSRTLWQSFDHPSDTLLPGMKLGFDLRRNTSWHLVSWRSDVDPSLGNYIIETHGVTELIAKNGTTKIHRSGPWSGRGFVGLPQMKNSTLARKVNFTFVSNENETYYTTGYIDRSVLSRSVVNTDGNYERWSWDNGEWRFVWQFPADDCDHYNLCGSGSVCSWGYYAFSCSCLQGFAQASNGCVREKPLNCSSNQIWKAQNVKVPDTENATAYGMISLDACKRLCLGNCSCVAYAVLDEPNGCVTWQGDLMDLRYYTDGANDLYIRLAESSTSKSNKHVWAITIPVMLGFLLLCCILVVTLRRNRALKQGTRNHIESSAKETSRLKLQYPNAENGDLQSLPGHSNSMADDDVSELMSNKIDSEHSGFCEYREVVSILTLGVLPSYDLCTIKAATNDFSNENKLGEGGFGIVYKGELQDGQKIAVKKVSKYSSQGPNEFQNELSLIAKLQHRNLVRLLGSCIEGDERLIVLEYMENKSLDNFIFDKTKSSLLNWQKRLEIINGIARGLLYLHQDSILRVIHRDLKLSNILLDKDMIPKISDFGIARIFEGDGVLENVTTRPVGTFGYMAPEYLTEGVFSFKTDVFSFGVIVLEILSGKRNKIFSNTDASLNLLGHAYKLWKEGRSLEILDDTLDHSYPTAEILRCIRLGLLCVQDNCEDRPTLIEVVMMLASEDQLLTPLKQPTITSASSEGGFTTKEISHSITGR